The following are encoded together in the Pleurocapsa sp. FMAR1 genome:
- a CDS encoding aspartate kinase → MALVVQKYGGTSVGSIERIQAVANRVQKTVKQGNSLVVVVSAMGKTTDTLVKLAKGVSNNPSRREMDMLLSTGEQVTIALLSMALQELGQPAISLTGAQVGIVTEAEHNRARILQVSTDRLQRHLDKGEVVVVAGFQGVSSIKDFEITTLGRGGSDTSAVALAASLKADRCEIYTDVPGILTTDPRLVPSAQLMSEITADEMLELASLGAKVLHPRAVEIARNYGMPLVVLSSWSNQPGTKVVSRLPQPRSLQGMEIAKAVDGVEVDRDQAKIALLRVPDFPGVAASLFGEISQRNIDVDLIIQSIHEGNSNDIAFTVVNRVLQQAEAVAEAIAPSLRTHPAATTEAEVMVDRKIAKVAISGAGMIGRPGIAAKMFKTLADAKINIQMISTSEVKVSCVINESECDRALHLLSQAFDIDLSSQKEIAVNKYPGKHPPVRGIAIDTKQAQIGIRHVPDTPGMAAQIFSLLAKKNISVDAIIQSQRCHIVNDVPTRDIAFTVEQADAEQACKLISELNQQIGCGSVTGDTAIAKLSVVGAGMIGHPGVAAKFFAALAQEKINIQMITTSEIKISCVIAESEGIKALNAVHEAFGLGGEERVNISA, encoded by the coding sequence ATGGCTTTAGTTGTTCAGAAATACGGCGGAACATCTGTTGGTTCAATAGAGCGCATCCAAGCTGTTGCCAATAGGGTGCAAAAAACCGTAAAGCAAGGAAACAGCTTAGTAGTAGTGGTTTCAGCGATGGGAAAAACCACAGATACTTTAGTCAAGCTTGCTAAGGGTGTATCAAATAATCCTTCCCGTCGGGAAATGGATATGCTCTTATCTACAGGAGAACAGGTTACTATTGCTCTTTTGAGTATGGCATTACAGGAGTTGGGACAGCCAGCTATTTCCTTGACAGGAGCGCAGGTAGGAATTGTCACCGAAGCTGAACATAATCGTGCCAGAATTTTGCAGGTATCTACAGATCGCCTACAAAGACACCTTGATAAAGGAGAAGTAGTTGTAGTTGCGGGTTTTCAGGGAGTTAGCAGTATCAAAGATTTTGAAATTACAACCTTAGGTAGAGGTGGCTCAGATACTTCAGCCGTGGCTTTAGCAGCTTCACTCAAAGCAGATCGTTGCGAAATATATACTGATGTACCTGGAATCTTGACTACAGATCCCCGTCTTGTTCCCTCTGCACAACTGATGTCAGAAATTACTGCTGATGAGATGTTAGAGTTAGCCAGTTTAGGAGCAAAGGTATTACATCCCCGCGCCGTGGAAATTGCTCGTAATTATGGAATGCCTCTGGTAGTTTTATCTAGCTGGAGCAATCAGCCTGGAACTAAAGTAGTATCCCGTTTACCTCAACCTCGTTCTTTACAGGGAATGGAAATTGCCAAGGCGGTTGACGGTGTAGAAGTAGACCGCGATCAGGCAAAAATTGCCTTATTAAGAGTACCAGATTTTCCTGGGGTGGCAGCTAGTCTGTTTGGGGAAATATCCCAGCGTAATATTGACGTAGATTTAATCATTCAGTCAATTCATGAGGGAAACAGTAACGACATTGCTTTTACAGTCGTTAATCGAGTACTGCAACAAGCAGAAGCAGTAGCAGAAGCGATCGCACCTTCTTTACGTACCCATCCCGCTGCTACCACAGAAGCGGAAGTGATGGTTGACCGCAAGATTGCTAAAGTTGCTATTTCTGGTGCGGGGATGATTGGTCGTCCTGGTATTGCTGCCAAGATGTTTAAGACTCTAGCTGATGCCAAGATTAATATTCAGATGATTTCCACTTCTGAAGTTAAAGTTAGCTGCGTCATTAATGAATCAGAATGCGATCGCGCTTTACATTTACTTTCTCAGGCTTTTGATATCGATCTAAGCTCTCAAAAAGAAATAGCTGTTAATAAGTATCCAGGAAAACATCCCCCCGTAAGGGGAATAGCTATAGACACCAAACAAGCTCAAATTGGCATACGCCACGTCCCAGACACTCCAGGAATGGCAGCGCAAATATTTTCCCTACTGGCGAAAAAGAATATTAGCGTTGATGCTATTATTCAATCTCAGCGTTGTCATATTGTGAATGATGTGCCGACTCGCGACATTGCTTTTACCGTCGAGCAAGCAGATGCAGAACAAGCCTGTAAATTAATTAGCGAATTAAATCAACAAATTGGCTGTGGCAGCGTTACAGGGGATACGGCGATCGCCAAATTAAGCGTAGTTGGTGCAGGAATGATCGGGCATCCAGGGGTAGCTGCTAAATTTTTTGCTGCTTTAGCTCAAGAAAAAATCAATATTCAAATGATTACTACCTCGGAGATTAAAATTAGCTGTGTGATTGCCGAATCTGAAGGAATCAAAGCTTTAAATGCAGTTCACGAGGCTTTTGGTTTAGGAGGAGAAGAACGAGTAAATATTTCAGCTTAA
- a CDS encoding glutathione S-transferase family protein — protein MLKFYYKTLSLYSRPVWIALLEKKLPFELIELNLNGDQLQPEFLAINPFGRVPVLVDNDFVIFESLSILDYLELQYPSPCFLPTDIKTLTVVRMIVNAHTT, from the coding sequence ATGTTGAAATTTTACTATAAAACACTTTCTCTATATTCTCGACCTGTGTGGATTGCGCTACTAGAGAAAAAACTTCCTTTTGAGTTGATTGAATTAAACCTTAATGGAGATCAATTGCAACCTGAATTTTTAGCCATAAACCCTTTTGGGCGTGTTCCTGTACTAGTAGACAATGACTTTGTGATCTTTGAATCCTTAAGTATTTTGGATTATCTCGAACTCCAGTATCCATCTCCTTGCTTTTTACCTACGGACATTAAGACATTAACTGTTGTACGAATGATAGTAAATGCTCACACTACATGA
- a CDS encoding deoxyguanosinetriphosphate triphosphohydrolase family protein, protein MLDRHQRQHNPFGNQGDKPGDSRKSFQIDRDRILYSSAFRRLAHITQVVTSQEGHVFHNRLTHSLKVAQVARRLAERLVAEQPDVAEKIGGVDPDVVESAALAHDLGHPPFGHTAEEQLDACAVEAGLADGFEGNAQSFRILTRLAIHRIDYYGLNLTKATLNAVLKYPWLRSPDPTSKKHRKYSIYTLDQPAFDFARSQANDAQSIEASIMDFADDITYSVHDLEDFYLAGLIPLELLATDGDELDRFILEWLRELPNNRVAKVVKADTLRFQRFLNATYNLKGQYRPGSFEQKAQIKRISSQLIQTYVQSVKLSRKYGDRGYLRYNRQREEELKFLQRIVWAYVISNPRMATQRYGQKRIIKTLFDIYLGAIGDRDLSFIPARFVREFLEIEENIANPTEMNQEKTRMAVDIVAGLSEAEAVIQYRRLTGISQDSFFDSWNN, encoded by the coding sequence ATGTTGGATAGACATCAAAGACAACATAATCCTTTTGGAAATCAAGGCGATAAACCAGGAGATAGTCGCAAGTCTTTTCAGATCGATCGCGATCGCATTTTGTATTCTTCAGCATTTCGACGTTTGGCACACATTACCCAGGTAGTAACTTCTCAAGAGGGTCATGTATTCCATAATCGTCTTACCCACTCTCTGAAAGTAGCCCAGGTAGCACGTAGATTAGCAGAAAGACTAGTTGCAGAACAGCCAGATGTAGCCGAAAAGATTGGCGGAGTTGACCCTGATGTAGTCGAATCTGCTGCCTTAGCTCATGATTTAGGACATCCTCCCTTTGGACACACTGCCGAAGAACAATTAGATGCTTGCGCTGTAGAGGCAGGTTTAGCAGATGGTTTTGAAGGCAATGCTCAATCATTTCGGATCTTGACCAGATTGGCAATCCATCGGATCGACTATTATGGTTTAAATCTGACTAAGGCTACCTTGAATGCAGTCTTAAAATATCCTTGGTTGCGATCGCCCGATCCTACTTCTAAAAAACATCGCAAGTATTCTATCTATACTTTAGACCAGCCAGCCTTTGATTTTGCTCGTTCACAAGCTAATGATGCTCAATCAATTGAAGCTAGCATTATGGATTTTGCTGACGATATTACCTACAGCGTTCATGATTTGGAGGATTTTTATTTGGCTGGTTTAATTCCTCTGGAGTTGTTGGCAACAGATGGAGATGAGCTAGATCGTTTTATCTTAGAATGGCTTCGGGAGTTACCTAACAATCGCGTAGCAAAGGTAGTTAAAGCTGACACTCTGCGATTTCAACGCTTTCTTAATGCTACCTATAATCTTAAGGGACAATATCGTCCTGGTTCTTTTGAACAAAAAGCTCAGATTAAACGGATTAGCTCTCAATTAATTCAAACCTATGTCCAGTCAGTTAAGTTAAGCCGTAAATATGGCGATCGCGGTTATTTGAGATACAATCGTCAACGAGAAGAAGAACTAAAGTTTCTTCAACGTATTGTTTGGGCTTACGTTATTTCTAATCCCCGCATGGCTACTCAAAGATATGGACAAAAAAGAATTATCAAAACCCTGTTTGACATTTATTTAGGAGCAATTGGCGATCGCGATTTAAGCTTCATTCCTGCTCGTTTTGTGCGCGAATTTCTAGAAATTGAAGAAAATATAGCCAACCCCACCGAAATGAATCAAGAAAAAACCCGCATGGCGGTAGACATTGTGGCAGGATTGAGCGAAGCTGAAGCGGTAATTCAATATCGTCGTCTGACAGGAATTAGTCAAGACTCTTTTTTTGATAGCTGGAACAATTAA
- a CDS encoding biotin--[acetyl-CoA-carboxylase] ligase, with amino-acid sequence MAFNPEIHKQVWQKLNQSQIITEIDNISFIPIFVFDSINSTNIKLWELIDRGEKVPVGVIALQQTAGKGQWGKNWVSADGGLYLSIALDLDLDFQDNSHLVMATAWGIATVLRHHELPVTIKWSNDLILNQRKLGGIKIEARNVQNKIAKAVVGVGINWRNSVPDVGISLESYYRNKPQPNIASLEELAAITAYGIVFGYQYYLAVGIEQLLANYLAILDSLGKQVTVNNCPGEVMGVTTDGRLKVKLRSPGATTEINLAPGQISLGY; translated from the coding sequence TTGGCTTTTAACCCAGAAATACACAAACAAGTTTGGCAAAAACTTAACCAGAGTCAAATTATTACTGAAATAGACAATATCTCGTTTATTCCCATATTTGTCTTCGATAGCATTAACTCTACCAATATAAAACTCTGGGAATTGATCGATCGGGGAGAAAAAGTTCCTGTAGGGGTAATTGCCCTTCAGCAAACCGCAGGTAAAGGACAATGGGGGAAAAATTGGGTTTCAGCAGATGGTGGACTATATTTATCTATTGCTCTAGATCTAGATTTAGATTTTCAAGACAATTCTCATTTAGTAATGGCGACAGCCTGGGGAATTGCTACAGTTTTACGACATCATGAGCTACCAGTAACTATTAAATGGTCGAATGATTTGATTTTAAATCAGCGTAAGTTAGGAGGGATAAAAATTGAAGCTCGTAATGTGCAGAATAAAATAGCTAAAGCAGTTGTGGGAGTGGGAATTAATTGGCGTAATTCTGTTCCTGATGTTGGTATTAGTCTTGAGTCTTATTATCGAAACAAACCCCAGCCAAACATTGCATCTCTAGAAGAATTAGCAGCAATTACTGCTTACGGAATTGTTTTCGGATATCAATATTATTTAGCAGTAGGAATTGAGCAACTATTAGCTAATTACCTAGCAATACTCGATAGTTTAGGCAAACAAGTAACAGTGAATAACTGTCCTGGGGAGGTAATGGGAGTAACTACAGATGGTAGGTTAAAAGTAAAATTGCGATCGCCTGGAGCAACCACAGAAATTAATCTCGCCCCAGGACAAATCAGCTTGGGATATTAA
- a CDS encoding LapA family protein — protein MFVIAIRLVALLAISYLFGLLVALLFSLFNGDNGGDDFSQGDPDAPQPPEPGKTLKQKGKKRLVEVDELYYLEEFDLNKK, from the coding sequence ATGTTTGTAATAGCCATAAGACTTGTTGCCCTTTTAGCAATCTCTTATTTATTTGGTCTGCTAGTAGCTTTGTTGTTTTCGCTGTTCAATGGGGATAACGGTGGTGATGACTTTAGCCAAGGTGATCCCGATGCTCCTCAACCACCTGAACCAGGAAAAACCTTAAAGCAAAAAGGTAAGAAGCGGTTGGTGGAAGTTGATGAATTATATTATCTTGAAGAATTTGATTTGAACAAAAAATAA
- a CDS encoding DUF2382 domain-containing protein, with product MSLQSIAEFSPEYYQESSLSSDLVSRPVFIAQTDEEIGTVDDILVDESGRFRYLVLNADSWLSDRKFLLPIGKCRAAQNNNSIALTGINGKQDLEQLPPYESDRQIDYDYEEDVRGIYRQLLANDDSTIANYDRDSYSYDNEPELYQVPPEENQTFKLYEEKLVTHKERHEVGEVTIGKRVETETAEVEVPIEKEKVVVKIHEVAEGDVPVEPGEATFEEGAVAKFKVYEETADIEKKAFVREEVEAKKVVDKEVVNASETLRKEELEMTGEENIEIEQ from the coding sequence ATGAGTTTACAATCAATTGCCGAGTTCAGCCCCGAATATTATCAAGAAAGTTCTCTCTCCAGCGATCTTGTTTCACGTCCAGTCTTTATTGCTCAAACAGATGAAGAAATAGGCACTGTCGACGATATTCTTGTAGATGAGTCTGGACGTTTCCGTTATTTAGTCCTCAATGCAGATTCATGGCTATCTGATAGAAAATTTTTACTGCCTATCGGTAAGTGTCGTGCTGCTCAAAATAACAACTCGATCGCCTTGACAGGTATTAATGGTAAACAAGATCTCGAACAGCTACCTCCCTACGAAAGCGATCGCCAAATCGATTATGACTATGAAGAAGATGTGCGAGGCATATATCGTCAACTTTTAGCAAATGACGATTCAACAATAGCTAATTATGACCGCGACAGTTACAGCTACGACAACGAACCCGAACTTTATCAAGTACCGCCAGAAGAAAACCAAACTTTCAAACTTTACGAAGAAAAATTAGTTACCCACAAAGAACGCCATGAAGTAGGAGAAGTCACCATAGGCAAACGGGTAGAAACAGAAACAGCAGAAGTAGAAGTACCTATTGAGAAAGAGAAAGTAGTCGTCAAAATACACGAGGTTGCCGAAGGGGATGTTCCTGTCGAGCCAGGAGAAGCTACATTTGAAGAAGGTGCGGTAGCTAAATTTAAAGTTTATGAAGAAACCGCAGATATTGAGAAAAAAGCATTTGTTCGTGAAGAAGTAGAGGCAAAAAAAGTGGTAGACAAAGAAGTGGTTAATGCCTCGGAAACATTACGAAAAGAGGAACTTGAGATGACAGGGGAAGAAAATATAGAAATTGAACAATAA
- the der gene encoding ribosome biogenesis GTPase Der, which translates to MKLPIVAVIGRPNVGKSTFVNRLAGDQQAIVHDEPGITRDRTYRPAFWLDRDFQIVDTGGLVFDDDTEFLPMIRQQAMAALVDASAAIFVVDGQLGLTAGDREIAEWLRRQSVPVLLAVNKCESIEQGLAQAAEFWELGLGEPYAISAIHGSGTGELLDELLTHLPPPDELVEDNEIKVAIIGRPNVGKSSLLNALTGEERSIVSPVSGTTRDAIDMIVQRGEQTYRLIDTAGIRRKKNVDYGAEFFGINRAFKAIRRSDVVLFVIDVLDGVTEQDLKLAGRIIDEGRAVILVVNKWDAVEKDTGTINEYKKEIMGRLYFMEWAQTIFISAMTGQRVNKILDLVDIAAEAHRRRVSTSVINEVLGEAVSWHSPPTTRQGKQGRIYYGTQVSAQPPTIALFVNEPKRFNDNYRRYIDRQFRDQLGFTGTPVRLIWRGKKMRELERGANKATKVK; encoded by the coding sequence ATGAAATTACCTATTGTAGCTGTTATTGGTAGACCCAATGTTGGGAAATCTACCTTCGTTAATCGTTTGGCTGGAGATCAACAGGCGATCGTTCATGATGAACCAGGAATCACTCGCGATCGCACTTACCGTCCCGCATTTTGGCTAGACCGAGACTTCCAAATTGTCGATACAGGCGGACTTGTCTTTGATGATGATACTGAATTTTTACCCATGATTCGCCAGCAGGCTATGGCTGCACTAGTAGATGCTTCTGCTGCAATTTTTGTCGTCGATGGTCAATTGGGCTTAACGGCTGGCGATCGCGAAATTGCTGAATGGTTACGTCGTCAATCTGTCCCCGTACTCTTGGCAGTTAATAAATGTGAGTCTATCGAACAAGGTTTGGCTCAGGCTGCGGAATTCTGGGAATTAGGCTTAGGTGAACCTTATGCCATTTCTGCCATTCACGGTAGCGGGACAGGAGAATTATTAGATGAACTACTAACTCATTTACCTCCACCAGATGAGTTAGTAGAAGATAACGAGATCAAAGTAGCTATAATTGGTCGCCCGAATGTAGGTAAATCAAGTTTGCTGAATGCTTTAACAGGAGAAGAACGCTCGATTGTTAGTCCTGTGTCTGGTACAACTCGTGATGCGATCGATATGATTGTGCAACGAGGAGAACAAACCTATCGTTTGATTGATACGGCAGGTATTAGACGTAAAAAGAATGTTGACTATGGTGCAGAATTCTTTGGTATCAACCGTGCTTTTAAAGCTATTCGGCGCTCAGACGTGGTGCTATTCGTAATTGATGTTCTTGATGGCGTTACCGAACAAGATCTCAAATTGGCAGGACGCATTATTGACGAAGGTAGAGCAGTTATCTTGGTCGTCAATAAATGGGATGCGGTTGAAAAAGACACTGGCACAATCAACGAATATAAGAAAGAAATCATGGGTCGTCTCTACTTTATGGAGTGGGCGCAAACGATTTTTATTAGTGCTATGACTGGTCAACGAGTCAATAAAATACTCGATTTGGTAGATATTGCAGCCGAGGCACATCGCCGTCGCGTCAGCACTTCTGTAATTAACGAAGTCTTAGGAGAAGCCGTTAGCTGGCATTCGCCCCCAACTACTCGCCAGGGAAAACAGGGCAGAATTTATTACGGTACACAGGTAAGCGCACAACCGCCCACAATTGCTTTATTTGTAAATGAGCCTAAACGTTTTAACGATAACTATCGTCGTTATATTGATCGCCAGTTTCGCGATCAGCTAGGCTTTACGGGTACGCCAGTAAGACTTATTTGGCGTGGCAAGAAGATGCGTGAATTGGAAAGAGGCGCGAATAAGGCAACTAAGGTTAAGTAG
- a CDS encoding type II toxin-antitoxin system Phd/YefM family antitoxin, translating into MDAITYTQARKNFTTVMNQVCDDHTPIIITRQSESPVVMISLEDYSAIEETMYLLRSLKNAQRLYKALEQLKEDKYQQRELIEKDEIESA; encoded by the coding sequence ATGGACGCAATCACATATACTCAAGCTCGTAAAAACTTTACTACGGTAATGAATCAAGTTTGTGACGATCACACCCCAATCATTATTACTCGCCAGTCAGAAAGTCCTGTAGTCATGATTTCTTTAGAAGACTATAGTGCCATTGAGGAAACAATGTACTTACTAAGAAGTCTTAAGAATGCCCAACGCCTCTATAAGGCACTCGAACAATTAAAAGAGGATAAGTATCAACAACGAGAATTGATTGAAAAAGATGAAATAGAGTCCGCTTAA
- a CDS encoding SDR family oxidoreductase — MISNSDKILVAGATGGVGQLVVAKLLAKDLSIQALTRNRSKAESMFEGRVEIVEGDIRYPNTLLEATNGINYIICCTGTTAFPSLRWDFASLFQPANSPEAVDGEGVKNLLAAAPQDLKRFVFVSSCGVLRKDELPYNILNAFGVLDAKLMGEKAIIASGLPYTIIRPGRLIDGPYTSYDLNTLLRAKTDGKKAVKIKLGDDLNGEASRVDVANVCVESLFYDTTVNKAFSIANEGERPALTNWSQLFTTM, encoded by the coding sequence ATGATTTCCAATTCAGACAAAATTTTAGTTGCTGGTGCTACTGGTGGGGTGGGGCAACTTGTGGTAGCAAAATTATTGGCAAAAGACTTAAGCATTCAAGCTTTAACTAGAAACAGATCTAAAGCCGAATCTATGTTTGAAGGGAGAGTAGAAATAGTTGAGGGAGATATTCGTTATCCAAATACTCTACTTGAGGCGACTAACGGCATCAACTACATTATTTGCTGTACGGGAACAACTGCTTTTCCATCTTTAAGATGGGACTTTGCCAGTTTATTTCAGCCTGCTAATAGCCCTGAAGCGGTAGATGGAGAAGGTGTAAAAAATTTATTAGCTGCTGCACCACAAGACTTAAAAAGGTTTGTTTTCGTTTCTTCCTGTGGCGTATTACGTAAAGATGAGCTTCCTTACAATATCCTTAACGCTTTTGGAGTTTTGGATGCCAAACTCATGGGAGAAAAAGCCATAATTGCTTCTGGCTTACCTTACACTATTATCCGCCCTGGAAGATTGATTGATGGTCCATATACTTCTTATGACTTAAACACTTTATTACGTGCTAAAACCGATGGCAAAAAAGCTGTAAAGATTAAACTTGGCGACGATCTTAACGGTGAAGCAAGTCGGGTTGACGTAGCTAATGTCTGCGTTGAGTCATTGTTTTATGACACTACTGTCAATAAAGCTTTTTCGATTGCCAACGAAGGAGAAAGACCTGCTCTTACTAACTGGTCACAGCTTTTTACAACGATGTAA
- a CDS encoding Txe/YoeB family addiction module toxin, which translates to MDIMFLDDAWQDYLYWQRTDKKIFKRINQLIKDTLRTPFEGIGKPEPLKFDLSGLLSRRINQEHRLIYQVKDEYIIIVQCRYHY; encoded by the coding sequence ATGGACATCATGTTTTTAGATGATGCTTGGCAAGATTATTTGTATTGGCAGAGGACAGATAAAAAAATATTTAAACGCATCAATCAATTAATCAAAGATACACTAAGAACTCCCTTTGAAGGAATCGGCAAACCCGAACCTCTTAAGTTTGATCTGTCGGGGCTTTTGTCACGTCGAATCAATCAAGAACATCGTCTAATTTACCAAGTTAAAGACGAATACATTATCATCGTTCAATGTCGTTATCATTATTAA
- a CDS encoding RNA-guided endonuclease InsQ/TnpB family protein — protein sequence MLVLEAKIYGKQVQYAAMDEAIRTGQFIRNKALRYWMNNKGTGKYELSAYCKVLAAEFPFAEKLNSMARQSSADRAWAAISRFYDNCKKKIAGKKGFPKFKKHSRSVEYKTTGWKLSENRKKITFTDKNNIGQVKLKGTRDLNWYDIKQIKRIRIVRRADGFYCQFLVDTDNREKIEPAYSEIGLDVGLNHFYTDDKGNQIENPRFYRTGEKALNRLNKSKSKKYVKGVKPQSKNYHKARKRYALKHLKISRQRKDHAVKLARCVVTSNDVVAYEDLRIANMVKNHNLSKSITDAGWYQFRVWLEYFGYKFGKITIAVPPQYTSQNCSDCGAKVKKALSTRTHKCKCGCVLDRDENAARNILSLGLNTAGRAVSAWGDKTSI from the coding sequence ATGTTAGTATTAGAAGCAAAGATATACGGAAAACAAGTTCAATACGCTGCGATGGATGAAGCCATCAGAACGGGTCAATTCATACGCAACAAAGCACTACGCTATTGGATGAATAACAAAGGCACGGGGAAATATGAACTAAGCGCGTACTGTAAAGTACTGGCTGCCGAGTTCCCTTTTGCCGAGAAGTTAAATTCAATGGCAAGACAGTCTAGTGCCGACCGAGCTTGGGCTGCAATATCTCGCTTCTACGACAACTGCAAAAAGAAAATAGCGGGAAAAAAAGGATTTCCTAAGTTCAAGAAACATTCTCGTTCGGTTGAGTATAAAACTACGGGCTGGAAGTTATCTGAAAACAGAAAAAAGATAACCTTTACTGATAAGAATAATATTGGACAAGTCAAGCTAAAAGGTACTCGCGATCTTAATTGGTATGACATCAAACAAATCAAAAGAATCAGAATAGTTAGACGTGCTGATGGTTTTTATTGTCAGTTTTTGGTAGATACAGACAACCGAGAAAAGATAGAACCAGCTTATTCTGAGATAGGTTTAGACGTTGGCTTAAACCATTTTTATACCGACGATAAAGGAAATCAAATAGAAAATCCTCGCTTTTATCGTACAGGTGAAAAAGCACTTAATCGCTTAAATAAAAGTAAATCTAAAAAGTATGTCAAGGGAGTTAAACCTCAGTCAAAGAACTATCACAAGGCTAGAAAAAGATACGCTTTGAAGCACCTTAAAATAAGTAGGCAACGTAAAGATCATGCCGTAAAGTTGGCACGATGCGTAGTCACATCTAACGATGTAGTAGCATACGAAGATTTAAGAATTGCGAACATGGTAAAAAATCACAACCTATCTAAATCAATCACCGATGCTGGCTGGTATCAATTTAGAGTTTGGCTAGAGTATTTTGGGTACAAGTTTGGCAAGATAACTATTGCCGTACCACCACAATATACTTCTCAAAATTGCTCTGATTGTGGAGCAAAGGTAAAGAAAGCTCTCAGTACCAGAACTCACAAATGCAAGTGTGGCTGCGTCTTAGATCGAGATGAGAACGCAGCCCGTAACATCCTTTCATTAGGACTAAACACCGCAGGGCGTGCGGTGTCAGCCTGGGGAGACAAAACCTCTATCTAA